From a region of the Salvelinus fontinalis isolate EN_2023a chromosome 13, ASM2944872v1, whole genome shotgun sequence genome:
- the LOC129869067 gene encoding ras-related protein Rab-1B-like, with protein sequence MNPEYDYLFKLLLIGDSGVGKSCLLLRFADDTYTESYISTIGVDFKIRTIELDGKTIKLQIWDTAGQERFRTITSSYYRGAHGIIVVYDVTDQESYNNIKQWLQEIDRYASENVNKLLVGNKCDLTTKKVVDYTTAKEFADSLSIPFLETSAKNATNVEQSFMTMAAEIKKRMGPGATTGGDKPNLKIDSTPVRQSGGGCC encoded by the exons ATGAATCCCGAATA TGACTACCTGTTCAAGCTGCTTCTGATTGGCGATTCAGGGGTGGGCAAGTCTTGCCTCCTGCTTCGATTTGCG GATGACACCTACACGGAAAGTTACATAAGCACCATTGGAGTGGACTTCAAAATCCGAACTATTGAATTGGATGGCAAGACTATCAAACTACAGATT TGGGACACTGCTGGTCAGGAGCGGTTTCGCACCATCACCTCCAGCTATTACAGAGGAGCCCATGGTATCATCGTTGTCTATGATGTAACAGATCAG GAGTCTTACAACAATATAAAGCAGTGGCTGCAGGAAATCGACCGCTATGCCAGCGAAAATGTCAACAAGCTGCTGGTGGGTAACAAGTGTGACCTCACCACCAAGAAAGTAGTAGATTACACAACAGCCAAG GAATTTGCTGACTCCCTATCCATCCCCTTCCTCGAGACCAGTGCTAAGAACGCAACCAACGTTGAGCAATCCTTCATGACCATGGCGGCCGAGATTAAGAAGCGCATGGGGCCCGGGGCCACGACGGGAGGAGACAAGCCCAACCTGAAGATTGATAGCACCCCAGTAAGGCAGTCTGGAGGAGGATGCTGTTAG